A portion of the Gossypium arboreum isolate Shixiya-1 chromosome 8, ASM2569848v2, whole genome shotgun sequence genome contains these proteins:
- the LOC108474640 gene encoding uncharacterized protein LOC108474640, producing MASACVNNLTVVSTETNFHPTPPYSPYVSSPEIQDTAAGGDFEFRLEEDPVTMLPADELFSDGKLVPLHFSAPKHPPPANVSSLETPKSRRRTEPEVSGKASKGSSKWREILGLRKSTQQDNTNQNPKSLKQFLKKSSSSTAESSLSLPLLKDNSDNHDSVPRLSLSSSSSTHEDLPRLSLDSDNNNKPSFSPNPFAPSRIRMVKPKPNSASDTINNNQTPVVTSAGGNRTSDSPRMNSSGKIMFQSLERSSSSPSSFNGGRPKLKQRGIERSYSANVRVSPVLNVFGFFSSSSPQKNTNGGRNKTK from the coding sequence aTGGCTTCTGCTTGTGTTAACAACCTCACCGTCGTCTCAACGGAGACCAATTTCCATCCCACGCCACCTTACTCTCCCTACGTTTCGTCGCCGGAGATTCAAGACACGGCTGCAGGTGGTGATTTTGAGTTCAGACTCGAAGAAGATCCCGTCACTATGCTACCAGCTGATGAACTTTTCTCAGACGGTAAGCTCGTACCTTTACATTTCTCAGCTCCCAAACACCCTCCTCCGGCCAATGTTTCCTCCCTTGAAACACCCAAATCTCGCCGTCGAACGGAACCGGAAGTTTCCGGCAAAGCTTCTAAAGGTTCAAGCAAGTGGAGAGAAATTCTGGGTCTTAGAAAATCAACCCAACAAGACAACACTAATCAAAACCCCAAATCTCTTAAACAATTCCTTAAAAAATCATCTTCATCAACAGCCGAGTCATCACTGAGTCTACCATTGTTGAAGGACAACTCGGATAATCACGACTCAGTCCCAAGACTATCCCTGTCTTCTTCATCTTCCACCCATGAAGATCTCCCAAGGTTATCACTTGATTCTGATAACAACAACAAACCAAGTTTCAGTCCTAACCCTTTTGCTCCTTCTAGAATAAGAATGGTTAAACCCAAACCAAACTCTGCGTCCGACACCATCAACAACAACCAAACACCAGTTGTTACCTCCGCCGGCGGGAACAGAACCAGTGACAGTCCGAGAATGAACTCATCTGGGAAAATCATGTTTCAAAGCTTAGAAAGGAGTTCAAGTAGTCCAAGTAGCTTTAATGGTGGTCGTCCAAAGCTTAAACAAAGAGGGATTGAAAGATCATATTCAGCTAACGTTAGGGTGAGTCCAGTTCTGAATGTTTTTGGGTTcttttcatcttcttcaccacaaAAGAACACAAAtggtggaagaaacaaaactaaATGA